A window of Aeromicrobium duanguangcaii genomic DNA:
CTGCGCACCGTCGTCTACATCGACCCCCGCGGCATCCGGGGCCGGTACGACGACCCGCGGCTGATGGCCTGGGACGACTTCATCGCGCTCGGCGAGCAGCACCGCGCGGACCACCCCGACGCCGTCACCGAGCGGCTCGAGGCGGTCCAGCCCGACGACCTGGCCACCTTGGTCTACACGTCCGGCACGACCGGACCGCCCAAGGGCGCCATGCTGTCGATCTCGAACATCGAGTTCGTCATCGAGACGCTGCAGAGCGGCGGCGCGTTCGTGGATCCGCCGGCCGGCGACCGCGACCTCGTCGTGTCGTACCTGCCGCTGTGCCACGTGGCCGAGCGCGTCTTCACGACGTGGTTCAACGCCGCCGTCGGCTCGCAGGTCAACTTCGCCGAGTCGATCGAGACCGTGCAGCAGGCGCTGCGCGAGGTGCAGCCCACGCTGTTGTTCGGCGTGCCCCGCATCTGGGAGAAGATCGCCGCCGGCGTCCACATCCGCATGAGCGGCGCCTCGTGGTTCAAGCGCAAGAACTTCGACTTCTGGATGAAGCGTGCGGCGTGGATCGGCCGGACACTCGTGGCGAACCAGGGCAACCACACCCCCGCCACGCGGGCCGTCTACGCGCTGGGCTGGGTGTGCCTCTACCGGCCGCTGCGCGAGCGGCTCGGACTGGCGAAGGTCCGGTACGCCGCCTCGGGCGCGGCGCCGATCGCGCCGGAGGTGCTCGAGTTCTTCATGGGCATCGGCGTGCGCATGCACGAGGTCTACGGCATGACCGAGAACTCCGCGATCGCCACCGCGAACATGGCCGGCCGGGTCCGCGTCGGAACCGTCGGCGAGCCCCAGATCGGCACCGAGGTCCGGATCGACGACGAGACCGGCGAGATCCTCACCCGCCACCGCGGCACGTTCGCCGGCTACTGGAACAACCCCGAGGCGACGGCTCGCACGATCGACGCCGACGGCTGGCTGCACACCGGTGACGTCGGCGAGTGGATCGACGGCACGCACGTCAAGATCACGGATCGGATCAAGGACATCATCATCACCGCGGGCGGCAAGAACATCAGCCCCAGCGAGATCGAGAACAGCCTCAAGTCGTCCCCCTACATCAAGGAGGCGATCGTGATCGGCGACCGTCGCAAGTACCTGACGGCCCTGATCGGCATCGAGCTCGACACGGTCGGCAACTGGGCCCAGGAGCGCAAGCTCGGGTTCACCACCTACCGCGACCTGTCGGAGAAGACCGAGGTCATCGCGCTGGTGCAGACGATCGTCGACGAGACGAACCGCAAGTTCGCCAGCGTCGAGACGATCAAGCGCTTCGCGATGCTGCCCAAGGAGCTCGACCACGAGCAGGGCGAGTTGACGGCCACGCAGAAGATCAAGCGCTCGGCCATCAGCGAGCGGTTCGCCGAGGCCATCGAGGGCCTCTACTCCGACGCGGACCGCGTCGCCTCCAGCGAAGAGGTGAAGGCATGAGCGAGCGCCAGCGAGTGATCATCGAGACGGGAATGCCGACGCCTTCCTACCGTGGCTTCTTCCAGGAGGTGTCGGCATGACGACGTTCCTGCAGTCCGTCCTCAACGGGTTCGCCCAAGGATCGATCTACGCCCTGCTCGCGCTGGGCTACGTGATGATCTACAAGGCCACTCACGTCATCAGCTTCGCCCAGCCGGCGCTCATGGTCTGTGGCGGCCTCTTCGGCTACCACGCCACGAGCGAGTGGGGCCTGTCGTTCTGGCCCGCCCTGATCGTGGCGGTCCTGATGGGCGCGGTGCTGGGCATGCTCGTCGAGCGCCTGGCGCTGCGGCCCATGGTCGGCAAGCCGGTGTTCACCCTGGCGATCATCACGATCGGCGTCGACATCGTGCTGCGCATCCTGGCGAACCGGTACATGGGCCCGGACCCGCGCTCGGTGCCCTACCCCAGCGGCAGCCAGCGGCTGGAGTTCTGGGGCCTGTCCATCTCGCAGCAGCGGCTGGGACTCATCGTCGTCACCGCCGTGACCGTGGCCGCGCTGGCCCTGTTCTTCCGGTACGCCAAGACCGGCCTCGCCATGCGGGCCACCGCGCTGAACCAGGAGACGGCCCTGGCCCAGGGCATCCGGGTCGGCACGATGTTCGCGCTGGCCTGGGCGATCGCGGGCGGACTGGCCGCCATCGCCGGCACGTTCGTGGCCGCCACGGGCGCCGGCATGGAGCAGAACACGTGGATCATCGCGCTCAAGGCGCTGCCGGCGATCATCATCGGCGGCCTCGACAGCATCCCCGGCGCCGTGATCGGTGGCCTGGCGGTCGGCCTGGTCGAGTCGATCACCGCGGTCTTCCAGCCCGACGTCGCCCCGTGGCTGGGCAACAACTTCGCGCTGGTCGCGCCCTACGCCCTGATGTTCCTGGTGTTGCTGGTCAAACCGTATGGACTCTTCGGCACGAAGGAGGTGGAGCGGGTATGACGATGCTGCGCACCGCGCCCTCCACCCGAGGCAGGAAGTCGACCGGCGTCCGCGGCCGTCCCCTGCTGCGCACGAGCTACGAGCAGGACCTGACCCTGGCCAACACCGGGGCCAAGCGTCGCGGCGTCGTCGCCCTGGTCATCGCCTCGTTCGTCGTGCCGTTCCTGCTCGCCGACGACCTGCTGCAGGTGCTGGCGCTCGGCATGATCTCGGCCGTCGGCGCGATCGGCCTCAACCTGGTCACGGGCTATGCCGGGCAGGTCTCGCTCGGCCACGCCTTCTTCATCGGCGTGGGCGCCTACACCGGAGCCGTCCTCGGTGGCGATCCCGACGGCGCGATGCTCGGCTACGGGCTGCCGATGTGGATCTGGCTGCCGGCCGCCGGTGTCGTCGCCGCCGTCGCGGGCCTCATCGTCGGTCCCCTGGCGGTGCGGCTGCGCGGGCTCTACCTCGCGATCGTCACGCTCGGCCTGGTGTTCCTGGGCGACCACATCTTCCGCGAGGCCCGCGACATCACCGGCGGCCCCGGCGTGGGTCGCCGCGGCGCCGAGCTGGAGCTGTTCGGCATCGACTTCGCCTCCATCGAGCCGATCTCCGGACTGACCCGCGGCCAGGCGCAGTTCTTCCTGGCGCTGGTGTTCCTCATCAT
This region includes:
- a CDS encoding branched-chain amino acid ABC transporter permease yields the protein MTTFLQSVLNGFAQGSIYALLALGYVMIYKATHVISFAQPALMVCGGLFGYHATSEWGLSFWPALIVAVLMGAVLGMLVERLALRPMVGKPVFTLAIITIGVDIVLRILANRYMGPDPRSVPYPSGSQRLEFWGLSISQQRLGLIVVTAVTVAALALFFRYAKTGLAMRATALNQETALAQGIRVGTMFALAWAIAGGLAAIAGTFVAATGAGMEQNTWIIALKALPAIIIGGLDSIPGAVIGGLAVGLVESITAVFQPDVAPWLGNNFALVAPYALMFLVLLVKPYGLFGTKEVERV
- a CDS encoding branched-chain amino acid ABC transporter permease, producing MTMLRTAPSTRGRKSTGVRGRPLLRTSYEQDLTLANTGAKRRGVVALVIASFVVPFLLADDLLQVLALGMISAVGAIGLNLVTGYAGQVSLGHAFFIGVGAYTGAVLGGDPDGAMLGYGLPMWIWLPAAGVVAAVAGLIVGPLAVRLRGLYLAIVTLGLVFLGDHIFREARDITGGPGVGRRGAELELFGIDFASIEPISGLTRGQAQFFLALVFLIIFAILGRNIARSGVGRAFGAVRDRDVAAAVIGVDLTKYKVMAFAMSSFFAGVTGALYYAVIGVFEPGAFSLLLSIQYLAMVLIGGVATISGSIMGALFIALLPRISQFIAHYVPDGLLTVFQLEAILYGLLIMGFLIFEPRGLFGIWTRIRNYWKGWPFSY
- a CDS encoding AMP-dependent synthetase/ligase, whose product is MTTATNSLPLRIRERAQDAPDRVAMREKNLGLWEEVTWADYWERSALVGHALLALGVEPGDRVAVHSENRCEWLYSDIGITAVRAGTVGLYPTNPAPEVLHVLRDSGSCVLIAEDQEQVDKYLEISDELPDLRTVVYIDPRGIRGRYDDPRLMAWDDFIALGEQHRADHPDAVTERLEAVQPDDLATLVYTSGTTGPPKGAMLSISNIEFVIETLQSGGAFVDPPAGDRDLVVSYLPLCHVAERVFTTWFNAAVGSQVNFAESIETVQQALREVQPTLLFGVPRIWEKIAAGVHIRMSGASWFKRKNFDFWMKRAAWIGRTLVANQGNHTPATRAVYALGWVCLYRPLRERLGLAKVRYAASGAAPIAPEVLEFFMGIGVRMHEVYGMTENSAIATANMAGRVRVGTVGEPQIGTEVRIDDETGEILTRHRGTFAGYWNNPEATARTIDADGWLHTGDVGEWIDGTHVKITDRIKDIIITAGGKNISPSEIENSLKSSPYIKEAIVIGDRRKYLTALIGIELDTVGNWAQERKLGFTTYRDLSEKTEVIALVQTIVDETNRKFASVETIKRFAMLPKELDHEQGELTATQKIKRSAISERFAEAIEGLYSDADRVASSEEVKA